A window of Solanum stenotomum isolate F172 chromosome 3, ASM1918654v1, whole genome shotgun sequence contains these coding sequences:
- the LOC125858196 gene encoding protein phosphatase 2C 51-like — protein sequence MIDSVKGLPPVAEKGCRLTALVDSGGLAEVDLSEKEPNFTRRRRLNERRLKSSPALPENFNVFAADYRHYKKKKPENSTVTDTDDQVQLATSREVKKVRESLVTCCSHGSISLIGRRREMEDAVAIYPSFFSEGSSRKYDYFGVYDGHGGSRVAHACRDFLHRLVIQQVSEGEDYDGKSINWENVMMESFRKMDETVNKEGAEMATIGSTAVVAVVGEEEFVVANCGDSRAVLSRAGVAVPLSIDHKPDRPDELDRIENSGGKVINWNGQRVLGVLATSRSIGDMYLKPYVIPDPEVLVSQRSDEDEFLLLASDGLWDVIPNDVACDVTRRCLNGQTFRRCDQQTKSHKSDDQSSEGVKESLAARAASFLAELAIARGSRDNISVIVVDLNRSVCSSTD from the exons ATGATTGATAGCGTTAAAGGTTTGCCGCCGGTAGCCGAAAAAGGTTGCCGGTTAACGGCGTTAGTGGATTCCGGCGGACTAGCAGAAGTAGATCTGAGTGAGAAGGAGCCAAATTTCACTCGTCGTAGGCGATTGAATGAACGTCGGTTGAAATCGTCGCCTGCGCTACCGGAAAATTTCAATGTCTTCGCCGCTGATTACAGGcattataagaagaaaaaaccGGAAAACAGTACCGTAACTGATACTGATGATCAAGTTCAACTAGCGACATCTAGAGAAGTGAAAAAAGTAAGGGAGAGCTTGGTCACGTGCTGTTCACATGGATCGATATCGTTGATCGGCCGGAGAAGGGAAATGGAAGATGCGGTGGCGATTTATCCGAGTTTTTTCAGTGAAGGCAGCAGCAGGAAGTACGATTATTTTGGTGTTTACGACGGGCATGGAGGGTCACGTGTAGCGCATGCGTGCCGTGACTTTTTGCACCGTTTAGTGATACAGCAAGTTTCGGAAGGAGAAGATTATGATGGGAAGAGTATTAATTGGGAGAATGTTATGATGGAGAGTTTCCGTAAAATGGACGAAACGGTGAACAAGGAAGGGGCGGAGATGGCGACGATAGGATCAACGGCGGTTGTAGCGGTGGTGGGAGAGGaggaatttgttgttgcgaacTGTGGAGATTCAAGAGCTGTGCTTTCCCGTGCTGGAGTTGCAGTACCTTTGTCTATTGATCATAAG CCTGACAGACCTGATGAGCTGGATAGAATTGAAAATTCAGGTGGGAAAGTCATAAATTGGAATGGACAAAGAGTCTTAGGAGTTCTTGCTACTTCAAGATCCATAG GTGATATGTACCTCAAACCATATGTCATTCCAGATCCTGAAGTCTTAGTTAGCCAAAGAAGTGATGAAGATGAATTCTTATTACTTGCAAGTGATGGTCTATGGGATGTCATTCCAAATGATGTTGCGTGTGACGTTACAAGAAGATGCTTGAATGGTCAAACGTTCAGGAGGTGCGACCAACAAACCAAATCCCATAAGAGTGATGATCAGTCAAGTGAAGGTGTCAAAGAAAGTCTCGCAGCACGAGCAGCTTCTTTCCTTGCAGAGTTGGC